One region of Nitrospinota bacterium genomic DNA includes:
- a CDS encoding helix-turn-helix transcriptional regulator, producing NVTAICAHFAMKQPSVSHHLSVLKKGGIVKTRRQGKEILYSVNRKYISSVMTYYFARFGFMVKEMDPSGQPPGETP from the coding sequence AACGTGACCGCGATCTGCGCCCACTTTGCGATGAAACAGCCCTCCGTGAGCCATCACCTGTCCGTGCTCAAAAAGGGGGGGATCGTGAAAACCCGCCGGCAGGGGAAAGAAATCCTCTACTCGGTCAACCGGAAGTACATAAGCTCCGTGATGACCTATTACTTCGCCCGGTTTGGCTTTATGGTCAAGGAGATGGATCCTTCCGGCCAGCCCCCGGGGGAGACGCCTTGA
- a CDS encoding polyprenyl synthetase family protein: protein MTIAAAENDNSHGHKLDRNRTHRVEEIPLPIDHKAVVPRKMAMGGIQQLLGADLKAVEEAIRRHYQSDVAMIPLVSDYLTNGGGKRLRPMLVLLSSYLCGAESGDRAVIHSTVVEYIHAATLLHDDVVDDSGTRRGLQSANAKFGNSVSVLVGDYLFAKSFSLMAANSSKEIIRTVSDATRSLAEGEVLQLVYIGNIEITEEQYLDVVYRKTGALITACCEIGGWLGHATPEQRRALASFGKNIGIAFQLVDDLLDFTSDQRTLGKPAGQDLAEGHVTLPMIHAWRNAGDAEKTFLRETIKNEELTRQRMPRILEIINKYGGIGHAARMAEHYAENALAELELFPGGPYQEALAGLADYIITRTH from the coding sequence TTGACAATAGCCGCCGCTGAAAACGATAATAGCCACGGACACAAGTTAGACCGCAACCGGACGCATCGTGTGGAGGAAATACCGTTGCCGATAGACCATAAGGCCGTTGTACCGCGCAAAATGGCGATGGGGGGTATTCAGCAGCTGCTGGGAGCCGACCTGAAAGCGGTGGAAGAGGCGATCCGGCGCCATTACCAGTCGGATGTCGCCATGATCCCGCTGGTGAGCGACTATCTCACCAACGGCGGCGGCAAGCGGTTGCGCCCGATGCTGGTGCTCCTTTCCTCGTACCTCTGCGGCGCGGAAAGCGGCGACAGGGCGGTGATTCATTCCACCGTGGTGGAATACATCCACGCCGCCACACTCCTGCACGACGACGTGGTGGACGATTCCGGCACCCGCCGCGGCTTGCAGAGCGCCAACGCCAAATTCGGCAATTCGGTATCCGTGCTGGTGGGGGACTACCTCTTCGCCAAATCGTTCTCGCTCATGGCGGCCAACAGCTCGAAGGAGATTATCCGCACCGTCAGCGACGCGACCCGCAGCCTGGCCGAGGGGGAAGTGCTGCAATTGGTGTATATCGGCAACATTGAAATAACCGAGGAGCAATACCTCGACGTGGTCTACCGCAAGACCGGCGCGCTGATCACCGCCTGCTGCGAAATCGGCGGCTGGCTGGGCCACGCCACCCCGGAGCAGCGCCGCGCGCTCGCGTCGTTCGGCAAGAACATCGGCATCGCCTTCCAGTTGGTGGACGACCTGCTCGACTTCACCTCGGATCAGCGGACGCTCGGCAAGCCCGCGGGGCAGGATTTGGCCGAGGGGCATGTGACCCTGCCGATGATCCACGCGTGGCGCAACGCCGGCGACGCCGAAAAGACGTTCCTGCGCGAGACCATTAAAAACGAAGAACTCACCCGCCAGCGGATGCCGCGGATATTGGAGATCATCAACAAGTACGGCGGCATCGGCCATGCCGCCCGGATGGCCGAACACTATGCGGAAAACGCACTGGCGGAACTGGAACTGTTCCCCGGCGGCCCCTATCAGGAAGCGCTGGCGGGCCTCGCCGACTACATCATCACCCGCACCCACTAA
- a CDS encoding oligosaccharide flippase family protein, with product MHIDNAVKTVSRNVIINVAGAFWQFVLIIIGTRLVLQQMGADSFGILALVGGTAGYFLYLDIGIGETVIKKVSETRDAEKLSRTVSTLFFFAAGFGLLLALLTALFALFGVPALFSFAPPLMQSAVRMFLVIAAGLWLLYPVSMFAKVFVGLNRLDVYNAQRVIFQTLILVMILAALRWRNSAEAAVAAITLGGLLWKTAAWFTLRRMYPQIEISRRHFDPALLRGLLRYKAAATASQAAGHTVYQCDIYMIGILLDPASVALYSIANTIAMKLTEVAGVLGTAAFPMISGFHGANMGDTVRKSFKLGTKLMALALMPLVVFLFVYAEPVITLWVGPAFLPAALALKWLLAAWFINAASVITSLTVKAVDRPGLEARIGVAVAAANVALDYFFIVKYGFVGAVYATFITQLIGFIAINAAVCRHLGLPPLPFLMRLLGTAALGALFGIVYLPPLPPWLFIVPLALHTALFLAAGYWLVLDAEERMIMGNMLRIVRGRAASQ from the coding sequence ATGCATATAGATAACGCGGTCAAGACCGTATCCCGCAACGTCATCATCAACGTGGCGGGGGCGTTCTGGCAGTTTGTCCTCATCATCATCGGCACGCGCCTTGTTCTCCAGCAGATGGGGGCCGATTCCTTCGGCATCCTCGCGCTGGTCGGGGGCACGGCGGGATACTTCCTCTACCTCGATATCGGCATCGGCGAAACGGTCATCAAGAAGGTGAGCGAGACGCGGGACGCGGAAAAACTTTCGCGCACGGTGAGCACGCTTTTCTTCTTCGCCGCCGGGTTCGGGCTGCTGTTGGCGCTGCTCACGGCCCTTTTCGCGCTCTTCGGCGTTCCGGCGCTCTTCTCTTTCGCGCCGCCGCTGATGCAAAGCGCCGTCCGGATGTTTCTGGTGATCGCGGCGGGACTCTGGCTGCTTTATCCGGTTTCGATGTTCGCCAAGGTTTTCGTGGGGCTGAACCGGCTGGACGTGTACAACGCGCAGCGGGTGATATTCCAGACGCTCATCCTTGTGATGATTCTCGCGGCGCTCCGCTGGCGCAACAGCGCCGAGGCGGCGGTGGCGGCGATCACGCTGGGGGGGCTGCTCTGGAAAACCGCCGCCTGGTTCACCTTGCGCAGGATGTACCCGCAAATAGAAATCAGCCGCCGCCATTTCGACCCCGCGCTGTTGCGCGGCCTTTTGCGCTACAAGGCCGCCGCCACCGCCAGCCAGGCGGCGGGCCACACCGTCTACCAGTGCGACATCTACATGATCGGCATTCTGCTGGACCCGGCCAGCGTGGCGCTTTATTCCATCGCCAACACCATCGCCATGAAGCTCACCGAGGTGGCCGGCGTGCTGGGCACCGCCGCGTTCCCGATGATATCCGGCTTTCACGGCGCGAACATGGGGGATACGGTGCGTAAGAGCTTCAAGCTGGGCACCAAACTGATGGCGCTTGCCCTGATGCCGCTGGTGGTCTTCCTTTTCGTTTATGCCGAGCCGGTGATTACGCTGTGGGTCGGCCCGGCGTTTTTGCCGGCCGCGCTGGCGCTCAAGTGGCTGCTCGCCGCGTGGTTCATCAACGCCGCCAGCGTGATAACCTCGCTGACGGTGAAAGCGGTGGACCGCCCCGGCTTGGAGGCGCGCATCGGCGTGGCGGTGGCGGCGGCGAACGTGGCGCTGGATTATTTCTTCATCGTCAAATACGGTTTTGTGGGAGCGGTCTACGCCACCTTTATCACGCAGTTGATCGGGTTCATCGCCATAAACGCCGCCGTATGCCGCCACCTCGGGTTGCCGCCGCTCCCGTTTCTGATGCGCCTGCTCGGCACCGCCGCGCTGGGAGCGCTTTTCGGCATTGTGTATCTGCCGCCGCTGCCGCCGTGGCTGTTTATTGTGCCGCTTGCGCTGCACACGGCGCTTTTCCTCGCGGCGGGTTATTGGCTGGTGCTGGACGCGGAAGAGCGGATGATCATGGGTAACATGCTCCGCATCGTGCGGGGCCGCGCCGCCAGTCAGTAA
- the purL gene encoding phosphoribosylformylglycinamidine synthase subunit PurL: MKTAEVTLQTALDHKLTADEYELIKKHLGRNPNLLELGVFAAMWSEHCSYKSTRVHLRRFPTTGKYVVQGPGENAGVVDIGEGLTAVFKMESHNHPSYIEPVQGAATGVGGILRDVFTMGARPVASLDCLRFGHPSHEKTRYLVGGVVHGISHYGNCIGVPTVGGDTRFHECYNGNILVNVMNVGIAPRDKLFFGHASGVGNKIIYIGSKTGRDGIHGAVMASDSFGEESESKRPTVQVGDPFTEKLLLEACLEIFEAGIVEGIQDMGAAGLTSSSFEMASRGGSGISLHLDRVPAREERMQPYEFMLSESQERMLAVAKPENERKIIDILKKWDLEAATIGEVEAGHKNVRLYFHGELVADMPVSPVVDAAPKYERPMQKPAYLAQTSAFDTASVPQPANLNETFYTLAGSLNLCGKKWITEQYDTMVGVNTVFGPGHDAAVLRVQGTKRGLAVSAGCNERYVYLDPYAGGAIALAECARNVACTGAKPIGATDCLNFGSPLNPEIMWQFSQAVDGISAACTALEAPITGGNVSLYNQTGDAAIFPTPMIGVVGLFENVENAVPSFFQDAGDILLLLGDDLGEIGGSEYLKTIHGHDAGLPPKLDLKKEKALIEALQELANKKLVKSAHDISEGGFAIALAECSLQKNLGCAVDIKTPLRPDFALFSESQSRVILSVSPENRDAVAALAKKRGVPCEVIGVTGGNGIAVVINGALALDAAVERFATLHETSFEKTLFPG, from the coding sequence ATGAAAACCGCCGAAGTCACCCTGCAAACCGCGCTTGACCACAAGCTGACCGCCGACGAATACGAACTGATCAAAAAACATCTGGGCCGCAACCCCAACCTGCTGGAGCTGGGCGTCTTCGCGGCGATGTGGAGCGAACACTGCTCGTACAAGAGCACGCGCGTGCATCTGCGCCGTTTCCCCACCACCGGCAAATACGTGGTGCAGGGGCCGGGCGAAAACGCGGGCGTCGTCGATATCGGCGAGGGGCTTACCGCCGTTTTCAAGATGGAAAGCCACAACCACCCCTCGTACATCGAACCGGTGCAGGGGGCGGCAACCGGCGTCGGCGGCATCCTGCGCGACGTTTTCACGATGGGCGCGCGCCCCGTCGCGTCGCTCGATTGCCTCCGCTTCGGCCACCCCTCGCACGAAAAAACCCGCTACCTCGTCGGCGGCGTCGTCCACGGCATTTCGCATTACGGCAACTGCATCGGCGTGCCGACCGTCGGCGGCGACACGCGCTTCCACGAGTGCTACAACGGCAACATACTGGTGAACGTTATGAACGTGGGCATCGCCCCGCGCGACAAGCTGTTTTTCGGCCATGCCTCCGGCGTGGGGAACAAGATCATCTACATCGGCAGCAAAACGGGGCGCGACGGCATACACGGCGCGGTGATGGCCTCGGACAGCTTCGGCGAAGAGAGCGAATCGAAACGCCCCACCGTGCAGGTGGGCGACCCCTTCACCGAAAAGCTGCTGCTGGAAGCCTGCCTCGAAATATTCGAAGCCGGCATTGTGGAAGGGATTCAGGATATGGGGGCCGCCGGGCTTACCTCCTCCTCCTTTGAAATGGCGTCGCGCGGCGGCAGCGGCATATCGCTGCACCTCGACCGCGTGCCGGCCCGCGAGGAGCGGATGCAGCCGTATGAATTCATGCTCTCCGAATCGCAGGAGCGGATGCTGGCGGTGGCGAAGCCCGAAAACGAACGGAAGATCATCGACATCCTGAAAAAATGGGATCTCGAAGCCGCCACCATCGGCGAAGTGGAAGCGGGGCACAAGAACGTGCGGCTCTACTTCCACGGCGAACTGGTGGCCGACATGCCGGTGTCGCCGGTGGTGGACGCCGCGCCGAAATACGAAAGGCCGATGCAAAAACCGGCCTACCTCGCGCAAACATCGGCATTTGATACCGCATCGGTGCCGCAACCGGCTAACTTGAACGAAACCTTTTACACGCTCGCCGGGTCGCTCAATCTTTGCGGAAAAAAATGGATCACCGAGCAGTACGATACGATGGTCGGCGTGAACACCGTCTTCGGCCCCGGCCACGACGCGGCGGTACTGCGCGTGCAGGGAACAAAGCGCGGGTTGGCCGTCTCGGCCGGATGCAACGAGCGCTACGTCTACCTCGATCCGTACGCCGGCGGCGCAATCGCGCTGGCGGAATGCGCCCGCAACGTCGCCTGCACCGGCGCGAAGCCGATAGGCGCCACCGACTGCCTCAACTTCGGCTCGCCGCTGAACCCCGAAATCATGTGGCAGTTCAGCCAGGCGGTCGACGGCATATCCGCCGCCTGCACGGCATTGGAAGCGCCGATAACCGGCGGCAACGTGAGCCTCTACAACCAGACCGGCGACGCGGCGATCTTCCCCACGCCGATGATCGGCGTGGTGGGCCTCTTTGAAAACGTCGAAAACGCCGTCCCCTCTTTCTTCCAGGACGCGGGGGACATCCTCCTGTTGCTGGGCGACGACTTGGGCGAAATCGGCGGCAGCGAATACCTCAAGACCATACACGGCCACGACGCGGGCCTGCCGCCCAAGCTCGACCTGAAAAAAGAAAAAGCCCTCATCGAGGCGTTGCAGGAACTGGCGAACAAAAAGCTGGTGAAAAGCGCGCATGACATCAGCGAAGGGGGCTTTGCCATCGCTCTGGCCGAGTGCTCGCTGCAAAAGAACCTCGGTTGCGCGGTGGATATCAAAACCCCGTTACGGCCCGATTTCGCGCTGTTTTCCGAATCGCAGTCACGCGTCATCCTGTCGGTCTCGCCGGAAAACCGGGATGCCGTGGCGGCGCTCGCCAAAAAGCGGGGAGTGCCGTGCGAGGTGATAGGCGTTACCGGCGGCAACGGCATCGCGGTCGTCATCAACGGCGCGCTGGCGCTTGACGCCGCCGTTGAACGGTTCGCCACCTTGCACGAAACTTCGTTTGAAAAAACACTTTTTCCCGGCTGA
- a CDS encoding M48 family metalloprotease — protein sequence MKRILLTLLLLLAAIPVRAENAREEAKIGESYDKMIRQAFGVVENEKLQRYVREIGKKLLVNIDDPEFQFHFTVLDDPAINAFAVPGGYVYVTRGMLAYVDNEAELAGVMGHEVGHVIGHHSYKQMQKSLGDTLLVFAGLGASVATGQGATNTVAWVAASQTLSQLNRLGYGRDLEMQADEFGLLYSYDAGYDPRQMVKLFRTLQFKERVSGQEYHGFAATHPDTIERISKVGEKGDIISNRGQKFLAVKRQEYLDAVEGMPYGKGDRKAGIPAPYTLVIYTPKKGDTFRGIAREVSKDESLAFDVAIMNNMRENDAVPEDHRLKVPVPRKQLSEAERPMPRPDTPEKRE from the coding sequence ATGAAACGCATCCTGCTGACGCTGCTTCTCCTGTTGGCCGCCATCCCCGTCCGCGCGGAAAACGCCCGCGAAGAGGCCAAAATCGGGGAATCCTACGACAAAATGATCCGGCAGGCGTTCGGCGTCGTGGAGAACGAAAAGCTGCAGCGGTATGTGCGCGAGATCGGCAAAAAGCTGCTGGTCAACATCGACGACCCCGAATTCCAGTTCCACTTCACCGTGCTGGACGACCCCGCCATCAACGCCTTCGCCGTGCCAGGGGGCTATGTTTATGTGACGCGCGGCATGTTGGCCTATGTGGATAACGAGGCGGAGCTGGCCGGCGTGATGGGGCACGAGGTGGGGCATGTGATCGGCCACCACAGCTACAAGCAGATGCAAAAAAGCCTGGGGGATACCCTGCTGGTATTCGCCGGCCTCGGGGCCAGCGTGGCGACCGGGCAGGGGGCCACCAACACCGTCGCCTGGGTGGCCGCCTCGCAGACCCTTTCGCAGCTCAACCGGCTCGGCTACGGCCGCGATCTGGAGATGCAGGCGGACGAATTCGGCCTTCTCTACTCATATGACGCGGGGTACGACCCGCGCCAGATGGTGAAGCTCTTCCGCACGCTCCAGTTCAAGGAGCGCGTTTCCGGGCAGGAATACCACGGCTTCGCCGCCACCCACCCCGATACCATCGAGCGCATCAGCAAGGTGGGCGAAAAGGGGGACATCATCTCCAACCGCGGGCAAAAGTTCCTGGCGGTGAAGCGGCAGGAATACCTCGACGCGGTCGAGGGGATGCCGTACGGCAAAGGGGACCGCAAAGCCGGCATCCCCGCGCCCTACACGCTTGTTATTTACACCCCCAAAAAAGGGGATACCTTCCGCGGCATCGCGCGGGAGGTTTCAAAGGACGAATCGCTCGCCTTTGACGTCGCGATAATGAACAACATGCGGGAAAACGACGCGGTGCCGGAAGACCACCGCCTGAAGGTGCCGGTGCCGCGCAAGCAGCTTTCGGAAGCGGAACGGCCGATGCCGCGCCCGGACACCCCCGAAAAAAGGGAATAA
- a CDS encoding ribonuclease H-like domain-containing protein → MEIDFNAAPRAPEPQKPQKRTVVFDLETRLSADEVGGWNNKHLMRVAVGVAWDSADGQFKVFYEEDVPALIALLKSADLVVGFNSRNFDYGVLKGYTEEKLEQTLPTFDILEELEKKLKHRVKLDSVAQATLGLGKSGDGLQSLRWVKEGKMDLVRDYCIQDVRVTLDVFRHAIDKKFLMYSDRQGKPLKVATDWDLEKFYKR, encoded by the coding sequence ATGGAAATTGATTTTAACGCCGCACCGCGCGCGCCGGAGCCGCAAAAGCCCCAAAAACGGACGGTTGTGTTCGATCTGGAAACCCGCCTTTCCGCCGACGAGGTGGGGGGATGGAACAACAAGCACTTGATGCGGGTGGCGGTTGGCGTGGCGTGGGATAGCGCCGACGGCCAGTTCAAGGTTTTCTACGAAGAAGACGTTCCCGCGCTTATCGCGTTGCTGAAAAGCGCCGATCTGGTGGTCGGTTTCAACTCGCGCAACTTCGATTACGGGGTGTTGAAGGGGTACACCGAAGAAAAACTGGAGCAAACGCTCCCCACCTTTGACATTCTGGAAGAGCTGGAAAAAAAGCTGAAGCACCGCGTGAAGCTGGACAGCGTGGCGCAGGCCACGCTGGGGCTGGGAAAGAGCGGCGACGGCCTGCAATCGCTGCGCTGGGTGAAAGAGGGCAAGATGGACTTGGTGCGCGACTACTGCATACAGGATGTGCGGGTGACGCTCGACGTTTTCCGCCACGCCATCGACAAAAAATTCCTGATGTACTCCGACCGCCAGGGAAAACCGCTCAAGGTCGCCACCGACTGGGATTTGGAAAAATTTTATAAAAGATAG
- a CDS encoding P1 family peptidase encodes MAARELPLKALGVRIGHATLARQKTGCTVLLFDAPAVCGVQVAGGAPGTRETDLLDPVCHVNEVHAILLTGGSAFGLAAADGVMRFLAERKIGFAVGNDRVPIVPAAVIYDRANGEAAAPAAKDGYAACKKAAYATRSGAIGAGCGARVGKFSRNCAPDAGGIGVIVKKSGEITIAAVMVVNAFGNVIDPATGHIVAGATDKKGNKIPYAGEKTFGFAGSNTVIGAVITDAALTKAQAKRIAMAAHDGLARTVVPAHTMFDGDTIFAASTGKKKADINALIADAAQVTALAILSAVRR; translated from the coding sequence GTGGCGGCGCGCGAACTTCCGCTGAAAGCGCTCGGCGTCCGCATCGGCCACGCAACGCTGGCGCGGCAAAAAACCGGCTGCACCGTGCTTTTGTTTGACGCCCCCGCCGTCTGCGGCGTTCAGGTGGCCGGCGGCGCTCCCGGCACGCGCGAGACCGACCTGCTCGACCCCGTCTGCCACGTCAACGAAGTCCACGCCATCCTCCTTACCGGCGGCAGCGCCTTCGGCCTTGCCGCGGCGGACGGCGTGATGCGTTTTTTGGCTGAACGGAAGATCGGCTTCGCCGTCGGTAATGACCGGGTGCCGATAGTTCCCGCCGCCGTCATCTACGACAGGGCCAACGGCGAAGCGGCCGCCCCCGCCGCCAAAGACGGCTACGCCGCGTGCAAAAAGGCGGCCTACGCCACGCGCAGCGGCGCCATCGGGGCGGGCTGCGGCGCACGCGTGGGAAAATTTTCCAGGAATTGCGCGCCGGACGCGGGCGGCATCGGCGTTATCGTGAAAAAATCGGGGGAGATAACCATCGCGGCGGTGATGGTGGTGAATGCCTTCGGCAACGTGATCGACCCGGCGACAGGGCATATCGTGGCGGGGGCAACCGATAAGAAGGGGAACAAAATCCCCTACGCCGGCGAAAAAACCTTTGGCTTCGCGGGGTCCAACACCGTCATCGGCGCGGTGATCACCGACGCGGCGTTGACAAAGGCGCAGGCCAAGCGGATTGCGATGGCGGCGCACGACGGGCTGGCCCGCACCGTCGTCCCCGCGCACACGATGTTCGACGGCGACACGATCTTCGCCGCCTCCACGGGAAAGAAGAAGGCGGACATCAACGCGCTCATCGCCGACGCCGCGCAAGTGACGGCGCTTGCCATCCTCTCCGCCGTCCGCCGGTAG
- a CDS encoding SpoIIE family protein phosphatase — MSKPCILLVDDNPDNIYLLEVILQSRNFTTYSAANGREAVETVQANPGIDLILMDVMMPEMDGFEASRHIRNRPESAHIPIIMMTAKKRELGDVVRGLDEGALEYLTKPFEEEELLARVRSMLRIKRLHDNNRELLDKLLRQQKLMDMELKTAEKVQYAMLPAPGAHPAKDRITVETHYRAAASIGGDFFDIMEYGPGKVAFLIADVSGHGPSAALVVAVLKTILANEASVRPSPAEMMTRINMKIIGLIPEDHYISAFFAVADLDTRTLTGCRAGHPYPMIFSAQRTEIVSLDSPGTILGMFADAVFGETSVTLVPGDKLLLYSDGIFEVPDKAGELYGLQRLREFVQAHRADDCRALLDTLNAEVDAFWDGETIRDDVAALAVEFK, encoded by the coding sequence ATGAGCAAACCGTGCATACTCCTGGTGGACGACAACCCGGACAACATATACCTGCTCGAGGTCATCCTCCAGTCACGCAACTTCACGACCTATTCCGCCGCAAACGGGCGCGAAGCGGTCGAAACGGTGCAGGCCAACCCCGGCATCGACCTGATACTGATGGACGTGATGATGCCGGAGATGGACGGCTTCGAGGCGAGCCGCCACATACGCAACCGCCCGGAAAGCGCCCACATCCCGATCATCATGATGACCGCCAAAAAGCGCGAGCTGGGCGACGTGGTGCGCGGGCTGGACGAAGGGGCGCTGGAATACCTCACCAAGCCGTTCGAGGAGGAGGAACTGCTGGCCCGCGTGCGCTCGATGCTGCGCATCAAGCGGCTGCACGATAACAACCGCGAACTGCTGGACAAGCTGCTCCGCCAGCAAAAGCTGATGGACATGGAACTGAAGACCGCCGAAAAAGTGCAGTACGCCATGCTTCCCGCGCCCGGCGCCCACCCCGCCAAGGACCGCATCACCGTGGAAACGCACTATCGCGCGGCCGCGTCCATCGGCGGCGATTTTTTCGACATCATGGAATACGGCCCCGGCAAGGTGGCCTTTCTCATCGCCGACGTTTCCGGCCACGGCCCATCGGCCGCGCTCGTCGTGGCGGTGCTCAAAACCATTCTCGCCAACGAGGCGTCCGTCCGCCCCTCCCCCGCCGAGATGATGACCCGCATCAATATGAAAATCATCGGCCTGATACCGGAGGATCACTACATCAGCGCGTTTTTCGCCGTGGCCGACCTTGACACCCGCACGCTCACGGGCTGCCGCGCGGGACATCCGTATCCGATGATTTTCTCGGCGCAACGGACGGAAATCGTTTCGCTGGATTCGCCGGGAACCATCCTTGGGATGTTCGCCGACGCGGTGTTCGGCGAAACCTCCGTGACGCTGGTTCCCGGCGACAAGTTGCTGCTCTACAGCGACGGCATATTCGAGGTGCCGGACAAAGCCGGCGAACTCTACGGCCTGCAACGGCTGCGGGAATTCGTCCAGGCCCACCGCGCCGATGACTGCCGCGCGCTGCTGGATACGCTGAACGCCGAGGTGGACGCCTTCTGGGACGGCGAGACGATACGCGACGACGTGGCCGCGCTGGCGGTGGAGTTCAAATAA
- a CDS encoding PRC-barrel domain-containing protein → MIRAFKTEVNLPFEWRIRRFDVIDSTGKTVAPVLDLLYDPEAREVRYVMVEIGGLLRIAGKRLLIPASLFIRAGSGQVQALLPQEILIGSPMPEDAEQPTRGEEEAIFSYFETAPYWEPRGLIKKIKKEGEPESPPVKPTDINIGELKMESDDKGAA, encoded by the coding sequence ATGATCAGAGCGTTTAAAACCGAGGTTAACCTCCCCTTCGAGTGGCGGATACGGCGCTTCGACGTAATCGACAGCACGGGGAAAACCGTGGCGCCGGTGCTGGACCTGCTGTATGACCCGGAAGCGCGCGAAGTCCGCTATGTGATGGTGGAAATCGGGGGGCTGTTGCGGATAGCCGGCAAGCGGCTGCTGATACCCGCCTCGCTGTTCATCCGGGCCGGCAGCGGCCAGGTGCAAGCGCTGCTTCCGCAGGAAATCCTCATCGGTTCCCCCATGCCGGAAGACGCCGAACAGCCCACACGCGGCGAGGAAGAAGCGATTTTCTCGTATTTCGAGACGGCCCCCTATTGGGAACCGCGGGGGTTGATCAAGAAGATCAAAAAAGAAGGGGAACCGGAATCCCCGCCGGTGAAGCCAACGGACATCAACATCGGCGAATTGAAAATGGAGAGCGATGATAAAGGGGCTGCCTAA
- a CDS encoding thioredoxin domain-containing protein, with product MIKGLPKERLAFYALAAAGVIVCALTELEKYSPAVAAICGGPESGCETVRASRYSSLFGISLGYWGLASYAALVALYRRNAAWAGLFAGVMAGAEFYFAYLQISVIQAICILCMIQFAIVMLLGVLLFATAFPPARRWKYRAAMLGLAAAAFAAFFVPLKVQAAGPIMGRAESITSTGNPASPYRIEFFSDYQCHYCKQNEMAERQIMKEYPEAFIVFRDYIIQSHPYSPMAVAYANSVAYYQGKEMYLKTRSEIFDNQETILDYLKVKLPSMRQDKTMEDAVNEKLRNDLARAEQLKITGTPSIALVKNGEVHRVLRGYLPYDKLKPELDEFVGRKAQ from the coding sequence ATGATAAAGGGGCTGCCTAAGGAGCGGCTGGCGTTTTACGCGCTGGCGGCCGCCGGTGTGATCGTCTGCGCGCTGACCGAGCTGGAAAAATACTCCCCCGCCGTGGCCGCCATCTGCGGCGGGCCGGAAAGCGGCTGCGAGACGGTGCGGGCCTCGCGGTATTCGTCGCTGTTCGGCATATCGCTGGGGTATTGGGGGTTGGCCTCCTATGCGGCGCTGGTGGCGCTGTACCGGCGCAACGCGGCGTGGGCCGGCCTCTTCGCCGGCGTGATGGCGGGGGCTGAATTTTATTTTGCCTACTTGCAGATTTCCGTGATTCAGGCTATTTGTATTCTCTGTATGATTCAATTCGCCATCGTCATGTTGCTGGGCGTCCTGCTGTTCGCCACGGCATTTCCCCCCGCCCGGCGATGGAAATACCGCGCCGCGATGCTGGGGCTGGCGGCCGCCGCGTTCGCGGCCTTTTTCGTGCCGCTGAAGGTTCAGGCGGCCGGGCCGATCATGGGCCGCGCCGAAAGCATCACCAGCACGGGCAACCCGGCGTCGCCGTACCGCATAGAGTTTTTTTCCGACTACCAGTGCCACTACTGCAAGCAGAACGAGATGGCCGAGCGCCAGATCATGAAGGAATATCCGGAAGCCTTCATCGTCTTCCGCGACTACATCATCCAGTCGCACCCCTATTCGCCGATGGCCGTGGCGTACGCCAACAGCGTCGCCTATTACCAGGGGAAGGAGATGTACCTGAAAACCCGCTCAGAGATATTCGACAACCAGGAAACGATACTGGACTATCTCAAGGTGAAACTCCCCTCCATGCGGCAGGACAAAACGATGGAGGACGCGGTGAACGAGAAACTGAGGAATGACCTTGCCCGCGCCGAACAGCTGAAGATAACGGGCACCCCCTCGATAGCGCTCGTTAAAAACGGCGAGGTCCACCGCGTGCTGCGCGGCTACCTGCCGTACGACAAACTGAAGCCGGAGTTGGACGAGTTCGTCGGCCGCAAGGCCCAGTAA